GAAGGCGCGCTTCCAGGGCAGCGTCTTCTACGACCGCAACTTCGACGGAACCCCGGACGGCGACGAGCTGCTGGCGGGCGCGACGGTCGAAATCCGGCTGGGCACCGGCGGGTCTGTGCTGGAATCGCTGGAGACCGACGGCAGCGGCAGTTTCCTGATTTACCTCAAGCCGGACAACTACCTGCTGCGCGCTTTCTCCGGGAGCGGTACTGCCTACACGCTCATCGAACCGCTGGACTTCAACGGCTCGCGCGACTACAACCTGTCGCTAGAGCGCGGAGTCGAGTACGAATGGCACTTCGTCGCCAGCGACGATGGCAGCCCGGTAGCCTTCGACGACGTGCGCTTCCGCGCCGGCGACGAGCTACTGCTGCACCTCGAGCCCACGGACGGGACTATCACCACCATCCTGCCGCCGGGCACATACAACCTCACGGCACTGCTGGAAGTCCTCGACGGATCGCCAGACCGCATCTTCGTGCTCGACGAGGCTATCGCGCTGGCGCTGGCTGACGACGGCAGCGCGACCACGCTTGAACTGGAGCGGCAGCTGCTGCGGGGCGCCGATGTCGCCGTCGACCGGCTCACGGCGCCAGCCGCCGTCGGGCAGTCGGTGAACTTCACCTTCAACTTCACCGGGACCGGCCACCGCACCACCACCTTCCAGGTCGAGGTAACAGGCGACGGGGATAACTGGACAGCCATTTTCCGGGCGCCTGATGTGAGCGTGGGGCCGGGCGAGAGCCGCGAACTAGTGCTCGATATCACGCCGGGTGACGGCGTTATTCCCGGCGTCTACCGCAACTTCAACGTCCGTTTCTTCTGGGAAGGGCAGGAACTCTACGACGACGTCAGCTTCGATTTCGCGCTGGAAGTGACACCGACCGAGAGGCCGCCGCCCGACTTCAGCATCAGCGAAGTTACCTGGGCGCCCGACAACATCGAGCCCGGGACCGAGGTGACGCTACAGGCGACCGTCACCAACACCATTGCCGGCTCGGGCGAGCAGTTCCCACAGGTCGGCTTCTACCTTAACGACGAACTGATTGAGATGACCAGCGCCGCCTTCGACGGCGAGGGCGAGTCGGTGGTCGAGGCGACCTGGGTTGCCAGCGAAGGCATCCACAGCTTCCGCGTCGAGGTCGACCCGCAGGAACTCTTCAGCGAGCAGGACGAGACCAACAACGCGAAGCCGCTGGCGCTGACGGTCGAGGCGGCCGCGGAAGAGGCGGAGGGCTTCCCGTGGCTGATGGCTTTCGTGGTCGCGACGCTACTGCTGACTATCGCCTATTTCGCACTCAGGCTGCGGCGCTGAAGCAGAGCTTCAGGAAATCGTGAGGTCCTTGACCTCGTAGTTCTCGGCATGCTTGTCGATGTACTCAATCAGGTCGGAAACGTGCGGCGACTCAAGCATGATTTCGCCACTCTCGTGGTCCACGATTCGGAAGGGCATACCTCCCCCTGCCTTGATATCTATTTATCAGTTTCGAATTTTGCCCCAACGCCTTAACCCCGCGGCGAAATAGGCCGGCGTGAAGCAGTACCTGGAGCTGGTTGAGGAGGTCCTCGACCGCGGAACGCGCAAGCAGAACCGGACCGGTGTTGACACCATCTCGGCGTTCAACGTCAACTACGCCATTGACCTTCAACAGGGCTTTCCGCTGCTGACGACCAAGGAGATTTCGTGGAAAAACATCGTCGTCGAGAATCTCTGGTTCCTCTCGGGCGACCGCCACATCGGACTGCTCCAGAAGCATGGCTGCAAGTTCTGGGACCCATGGGCCGACGCGGAGGGTTTCGTGCCGAGCGCCTACGGCAATTTCTGGCGCCATTTCCCGGTCCACGCCGAAGGGGGAGCGGGGTTCAACGATCAGGTGCGCTACGTGCTGCGGACGCTGCGCGAGAACCCGGCGAGTCGCCGCATGGTGGTTTCTGCCTGGGCGCCCGGCAACGCGCAGGCGAGCCAGCTGCCGCCGTGCCACCTGATGTTCATCTTCAACGTGCAGTATGACGCCGACGGCGAGCCGCACCTCTGCCTGCATCTGACACAACGCAGCTGCGATGTGGCGCTGGGCGTTCCGTACAACATCGCCGGCTACGCCTTCCTGCTCTCGCTCTTCGCGCATCTGGCGGGGATGCGGGCCGGCACCTTCGGCCATTCGCTGGTTGACGCGCACATCTATACCGCCAAACCGGACGGCTCGATGGGCGAATACGACCACGTTCCGGGGCTGCGCGAGCAGTTGCAGCGCGAGCCGCGGCAGCTGCCGCGGCTCGCTATCAGCCCCGACCTCAAAACGCTGGACGACGTGCTGGCGCTTTGCGACTCTGACCTCGACGATATCCTCGCTGCGTTCCGGCTCGACGGCTACGACCCGCAGCCGGCGATTTCCTTCAAGGTCGCGGTGTGAGCGGGACCATCCTGGCGGCGGTCTCGCCCGACGGGGTTATCGGCCGCGACGGTGGGATTCCATGGCATTATTCGGGCGACCTGCAGCGGTTCAAGCGGCTGACGCTTGGTCACACTATAATCATGGGCCGCCGCACCTGGGAGTCGCTGCCACGCAAGCCGCTCCCCGGGCGGCGCAACATCGTACTCACCTCGCGCCCGCTCGACGGGGTGGAGTGCTTTGCGTCGCTGGCGGAGGCGGTCGCGGCCGCCGACGGGGAGCTGTTCTTCATCGGCGGTGCGAGGCTCTATGCTGAGGCGCTGGGCTGCGCCGACTGCATCGACCTGGTGCTGGTCCCCGACGCAGTGCCGGTCGAGGGGAGCGTGCTCTTCCCGCGCATCCCCGACGGGTGGGTCGCCGGCGCGGTCGAGCCGCACCCCGACGAGCCGGCGCTGCGGTTGCAGCGCTGGCGGCGCGGCTGAGGGCATCTTTATACCGTGCGGGAATCCCCGGCCCGGAAGCATGTCCCGCAAGTCCTTCACATTCCTGCTAGCGCTCCTGATGCTGCTGCCGCCCGTCCAGGGCGACGAGAATGACCCTGACCTGACCATCGAGGATATCAGCTTCAGCGATGACTCGCCGGCAGGCGGCGATGAGATTATGATTACCGCTGAGGTTGCTAATGATGGGGGGGCAACCGGCCTGCAGTCGGTGACGGCAAATGTTACCTTCTACTGGGACAACAACTCCATCGGGCAAGATATGGTCACTATTCCTGGCGGCCAGTCAGCCGACGCCAGCGTCGAGTGGACTGCCGTCGGTGGCACCCACAACATCACCGCCATTGTCGACGAAGAAAACGATGTGCAGGAATCTAACGAGGATAACAATCAGCGCAGCGAATACATCACGGTCACCTACCCCTCAATCGCTGTGATTGACGACGATGGGGGAGAGAACAACGGTGGCACGAGGGTCGACGTAGATGGATACTATACCGACGCGCTGGATTCACTAGAACTCACCTACGATCTGCTGCGCGTCGATAGCGGAGATGACGGACCTGACGCAGACACGCTCACCAACTATGGACTGGTGATTTGGTTTGTCGGTTCGGATTTAAGCACCACCTTTACGCAAAACGATCAGGACGCGATGGCTCAGTTCCTCGACGATGGGGGGACTGCCTGGGTCACGGGACACGATATCCTCTGGGACTTGAACACCGCGACTGGCTCTCGCTCTGAGGGTGACTGGGAGTACGATTATCTCGGCGTAGGTTATGTCGACCACGACAATGGCACAGCTAATCCTGTTGGTGGTGTCCAGGATGACCCTGTCACTGACGGGGCGGAATATGACACCGACGACTCCCTATTCTTTGACTATGGCGATGACCTCGCACCGCGCAGTGACTTCCACGGTATCTTCAACACTACCGATGACGATGGCACCCTCTGGTCAGCGCTGCGCACCGAGGAAGGCTACGGGATGGTGTTCCTGGCGTTCGAGTTCGCCTACATCGCGAGTACTGACAACCGGACCGATCTGGTCGACAGGATTGTCGAATACCTGCTGGAGGAGCTGGAGCACGACGTCTCACTGAGCCGCTTCAACTCACCGCGCGACGGAGACACCATCGAGCCCGACGTTACGCAGGTCATCAACGTCACAGTCCGCAACCGCGGTAGCGAGGACGAGAGTAACGTGCAGGTGAATCTGGACATCGATTGTCGTAACAGCAGTGCTAACGACCACTCTGACTCGAAAACCATCTCGTCACTACCCGCTGGCGCTACTACAACCGTTACCTTCGACTGGGACGTGCCGGAGGAGGAGGACTACGTCTATGATATCGAGGCAGAGGCGTATATTTCCAGTGACGAGAAACGCACCAATGACAAGCGCAGCATCACTGTTGATACCTATGTGCTGCACAACCTCGCCCTCGAGGCGGCGCGCGCGACGCCACGGCTTGGAGAGCCCGATGAAGAACGCACACTCTCGGTGAAGGTCGAGAACAGTGGCGACGTGACACTGACGCGCGATGTTCGCGGGCTGGTCTTCGA
This is a stretch of genomic DNA from Candidatus Poseidoniia archaeon. It encodes these proteins:
- the thyA gene encoding thymidylate synthase, with protein sequence MKQYLELVEEVLDRGTRKQNRTGVDTISAFNVNYAIDLQQGFPLLTTKEISWKNIVVENLWFLSGDRHIGLLQKHGCKFWDPWADAEGFVPSAYGNFWRHFPVHAEGGAGFNDQVRYVLRTLRENPASRRMVVSAWAPGNAQASQLPPCHLMFIFNVQYDADGEPHLCLHLTQRSCDVALGVPYNIAGYAFLLSLFAHLAGMRAGTFGHSLVDAHIYTAKPDGSMGEYDHVPGLREQLQREPRQLPRLAISPDLKTLDDVLALCDSDLDDILAAFRLDGYDPQPAISFKVAV
- a CDS encoding dihydrofolate reductase — translated: MSGTILAAVSPDGVIGRDGGIPWHYSGDLQRFKRLTLGHTIIMGRRTWESLPRKPLPGRRNIVLTSRPLDGVECFASLAEAVAAADGELFFIGGARLYAEALGCADCIDLVLVPDAVPVEGSVLFPRIPDGWVAGAVEPHPDEPALRLQRWRRG